Genomic window (Brevibacterium paucivorans):
TGCACGGGACCAGGGCACCACTTCCCCACCAACGTGGGATACCCGGTTCGAGTCAAAGCGGCAACTGATAAACCGGAGTTTTGAACACCTTTAAGTACTTCGTGGGTACGAATTGTGTAACCCGACTGCGTATAAGGGAGGGAATTGTTGACCATATAAGCAACATCGACGTTACGGTCCGCGCCAGTGGCTACACTTACAGATTTACCAACAGTTGGCGCCCATTCTCCCGAATACAGTCGCAATTCAGAGGCAAGACGTCGTTTTAGCTGACTTCGTCGTGGAGCACGCTCGACAGCTCTTGTCATGTGCCCGGAGTACCACAGAGCTCTCGCCTCGATTTTGTGTCGACGTGACGTGTTCCGCACGCTTGTTGCTAGTCGTATTGCAGATTCTGGTTGCCCCAAGTGGAGAGCAAGTTCACCTAGCACACCTGCCGATATCCCTCGTGGGCTTGACTCCTCAATGATGTTGATTGCTTCGCGGTTCTTTCCCAAACACCAGGCGCCAATAGCCCGCGCCGTGTGAGCCGGAAGCTTACTCATAGTCGCTCCAACAATCCGCACAGTACGCCCAGGAAACCTGCGGACCACCTGCATCCCAAAAAAGACTGGGTCAGTGGCAACGTGGTCTGCCACCACTAAAGAGAGACCAATAACCTGTTTCAACCCGAACGTGATACTCATTGCGTCACCTCGAACAGTACACGTTCTAGACGTCTCCCTGCACTCTCCGGCGAAGCGTTCTCTGAAACCCACTTCTGAGTGTGGCCGATGTTGTTACCCAATTCCTGCTTTTCAGCTAAGGCATTGAGCAACGCTTTTAACACTTGTGAATTACCGGGCGTTGAAATGTCACCTGCTTGGGAGTTCGCAACAATTGAAGCTGCCTCGCCACCCAAAACCCCAGTGACATGCTTCCCTCGCGCCATGACTCCGTACAGTTTTGAAGGAACGGTCATCTCAAAGGCCTGCAATGGCGCAAGGGTAACGAGACCAGAGTCGGCCCAGTTCCAATGTTCTTCTAACTGCTCCCCCACTGTTTGCGGGTAGAACTGGATGTTCATGGCTCCTGCTGCTTGTTTCTTCAACTGCTCCTTCGCAGCTCCGTCACCCACGACACGCAACGTCACGTGCGGAGTGTCTCGCACTGCGTCGACGACGTGTTCAAGCCCTTGCGACCTCCCCACCGTCCCCACGTACAAAAGGTTCAGAGCGCCTTTCTTTTTTGGACGTGAAGGTGAAGGGCGTGGTTCAGCCACGTTACGAATGAGGTGAACGTTGTTCATTCCACGTTCCTCGGATACCCGTTTGAATGCCTTTGTGGTAACGATTACTGCATCCGCTTGTTTTTGCGCGCGGATCAAAAGCTGGGGGATAAGTTTTCGTTCCAAAACACTCGATATCGGTTTGGGCAACAAGCTCTTGGTCGCGCCCTCGACCAACCGGGTTTGCCATATGAGATCCGGCCATGCGTCACGCACTTCCGCAATGTGTGGCACGCCTAGAATTCGTGATGCCAGCTCCCCTGCAAAGAGCATAGGCAACCCGGGGGTCGTCGATATGACAACATCGGGTTTGCGTCTGCACATATACGTTGTCGCGAATGCCTCTGCCAAGCTGGAGATTGCTTGGTCCAGCATCTGCACTACCATCGAGCCAGAGTACGGGACGTATGGTACATGCAAAACTCGTTCACCATGCTTGCCTGACTCCCACACCCACACCTTGTCCTGGGTAAACCGGCGTCCCAAGGGGTAGTGCGGAACAGGAGCACACACCGCAACTTCATGACCACGTTTGATGAGTAATTCCACCAGGTAGTTCCAGCGTTTTTGTGGGGCTCCTACCTCGGGCTGGTAGTAGTGCGTCATCAACAACACTCTCAAGGCTGCACTCGCTTCTGTCGCGCGGTGTTCACAATGTGCGGGAGCGCCGCGTACCCGACTGATACCAATCCCCAGACCATAATTACAAGCAACCTACTTGCAGTGAATGTCACCACACAACAAGCTATGACCGTGGCGGCAAAAATTGCGCCTACCGCTTCGTGGCTCACACCAGCTTGGTTGAGTCGCTGATAGTAATGCTTTCTATGGGGTTGAAAAATGTTCTCGCCGGCGTAAACCCTTTTCACAATCGTGACCAGAACATCAAACAACGGTATGACAAATGGAGCGGCAATCATCATGCGCGAGGCGCCACTGATCCATAAAAGCCAGAATAACGCGATTGCTATGCCACCAATTGCGTAACTGCCTACATCGCCTAGAAACGCGCGCGCAGGGGACTTATTGATAGGGAGGAAAGCTACGGTAGCTCCAGCTAGTGATGTTGCGACCCCCGCAAGCAAAGTTTGACCTGCGCTAACCGCAATGACTGCATACCACAACCCAATCAGCGCCGCCCATCCCGTGATGAGCGTATTCACGCCGTCCATAAAGTTAATTGCGTTCACGGAAAGCACGACGGACGCGGCTATTGCGAATACAACAGACCACCCCCATGGTGAAAGGAGGAACACCAGGAAACCAAAAATTAGGCCCAATACGATTTGAAAGAACAAACGCGTCGTTGCCGAAAATGAATCCAAATCATCAGCTAGCCCAACCGCCCCACAAACAACAGCAGCCGCAAGTGCCATGCTTGCAACTACCCATCCGTGCCCGAGCGGTTCGTCGAAAAACGTATGCACAACTACCGAAGTAACACCGCCAACCAAGTACCCCGCGATGACACCAATTCCGCCACCGCGGACCACAGAGGTGTCGTGAGACGACCGTGCAGTGGGGTGATCAAGGACTGCGTGCCGTTGCAGGCCAGGAATTACGAGAAACCGATTGACCGCGTAGCCCAGAACTAGCGCGACCCCAAATCCAAGAAGGAGCGTCACTGCCCGTCCCCATTCTGTTGAGCAATCAGTTCCTCTAGAGACAGCGGTGATGTTGAGGGTTGCGCTGGGTTCAAGGCGTTTTCTTGTGCTTCAGTCATGCAGTCGCTTTGATGTATCAGCGACAAGAGCTGAGTGCGCAACTCTGCATCGCGCCGGTGACCTGCCAACCGTCCTGCAGCGACAATAGACCGCACGTGCTCTAGCGAGATTGGAGAAATAGATACCTGTGAAATTAACGGGTGACCAGGTCGGTTATCGGACTCTCCTGCCGCCAGCCTCACTTCCTCGGGTTTCTCCCCGTCGCGCAAGCCTGTGTAGACGATTTCGATGTCATCACGTCCAGATAACGCGATGACACGTTTAGCTAGGTCTTCAATGAGCACAGGTTCGCCCATATCCAGAACGAGGGTCTCTCCGGGGTTACCCAGGGCGCCGGCTTGCAGCACCAAATCGCATGCTTCGGTGGCTGCCATGAAGTAGCGTTTGACGCCAGGAGCTGTCACCGTGACTGGCCCACCTGCTTGCACTTGAGCAACAAATGTGCCCAGGACCGAACCACGTGACCCTAGAACATTTCCAAACCGCACCGACATGTACCTGCGACCGGTCTGACGGGCCACCTCGGCGACAGCTCTTTCAGTTAGGTATTTCGAAGCACCAAGCACTGAGGACGGGTCGGCAGCCTTGTCAGTAGAAATATGAACGAAACTTTCGACGTCGTTTTCGACAGCGGCATCGAGTAGCGACAAACTTGCGCCGACGTTCGTCTTAACAGCCTCGTCGGGAAAGCGTTCAAGAAACGTCAAGTGTTTCAAAGCCGCCGCGTGGAAGATAATGTCTGGTTTGACGTCTGCCACCATTGATCGGACAAATCGCCCGTCGCGGAGATCGCCAAGTATCAGGTCATCACTCGTCAGAAGTGCCGATCCCTCAAGAATGAGTTGTGTCGAATGAAGACCACTTTCGTCACGGTCGGTCATTACCACTCGTTTTGGCGCGTACTTGACCAACTGTTTGCACAAAACTGATCCGATTGATCCGCCAGCTCCTGTGACGAGGATGGTCTTTCCGGTCAAGTAATCGGCGATTTCGTCGACGTTGGTGTTGATCGGCTGACGCCCCACCAAGTCATCGAACTCAATACTGCGGAAAAAGCCAGGACGCGACATGATTGGGGCGATCTGGTTCATGGTCTGTCGCCGTTGATCTTCTGCTCGCAGATGCGGTAACACACGCAGATCAAGTTCCCGAGCACTTGTCTCTTTAACAATGCTGTCGACTTTGTCCGAGGGCAACGAGTTCGACGCTAAAACAACCAGATCGGGTTTCATTTCGTCGAGCAATTCGGGTAGCGCAGTAAGTGCCCCTAGGACGCGCACACCTTCAATACGCAAGTGGCGCTTTGCCTTGTCGTCGTCAAGGAAACCCACAACGACAAACTCTTCGCGAGGGTCCTCGGCGATCATCCGATACGCGGTGCGACCGTGTACACCCGCACCGATAATAAGTGCCTTCTTTGCGCGGTTATTTTGGATGCGTCGTCGCTGAGTCCACGCCGTATCGAGCCATGACAGCGTACCGATTGCAACGATCGTGAGCGCCCCTGCTGTCAACGGAACGCTGATCGGAATTTCAAGGGTTAACCACGGCAACAAGAAGGCCAAATAGAGCAGACCTGTTGCGATCGCGGTTAGCGAACCGATCGCCATCAATTCATCGCCAGAAGCCTTCCAAAAGCGCCCCCGGTAAACGGTCAGTGGGCCAAGCACGACGAAAAAGAGGAACCCGCACAACGCCGCAATGAGAATGTGCGTGTAGTTGGGGGTGGTAACGCTGAAGTCATAGCGGACCATTGCGGCAACCCACACCGCCACCGCATACACGAAGCCGTCACGAAGCGCTCGGACAAATGCCTGCTTGGTCGTACGAAGAGACCTCGCAGGAAAATTTGTCGCAGTTGGCTTTGGCTGACTAGGGGAAGCTATGGCTCGGTCCTTACTCACACAAAAATGAAACTTGCGAAACCAGTATAGTTCTCAATCCCTAGCTATTCGTCGGAGCTCGTCCACGAGAGACTCGTAGGTTTGCGCATCGTAGTGGTAGGGAGCAACCCCCCACTTATGGTCGCGCGCACTTCTCACGTCCTCGGCCCCCCTGCAAATCACAGAGTCCGTAAGTGTGCTCGCAAACTCGAAGTAGCGTGCAAAAGAGTCGTTGGCTTCCGCTACACGCTGGTGACGAGCGTCAACATCAGGCAGTGTCGAATCGAATAGATCATTGGTTACACTCCAAATCGCACGGCCTGAAACCATACCGGTTCGCGCATTCGACCAGTTTCGCTTGAACGTTCGAGCGAGTCGGCCTGCTTTTCTTCGGTTGTGCGATGCCCAACGTTCATCATCGAACGTATCTGCCCAGGCGACATCCATGAGAACTGTTGGCGCCTCCACGGCCTTGAGCTCAGCCATGTTTAAGGCGAACCCCTTCTTCCATAGATCGAAATGTTCATCCGACCCAAATTCGATAAAACGGTAGTTCTTTTGACGGGCTATCGCGTCGATTCCAAGTTTGAAAGCTTCGATCGAGTTTGTGAGGAAACGCCCCTCCTGGTCTGCCCACACGCCACGGCGTTCGTCAACTAAATCGATCAAAATAAGGTTGAGGTCGTCCTCTTTCAATCTCTTCACAGCATCTGCGCGTGTATCTCCTAGATACGACTTTCGCTGGAACTCAGATTCGAGCGCCGTACTCGCTGGGGCGTGGTCACGCATTGGGTTCAACCGAGTTATTGAGGACTGTCGCGCTACGTAAACACGAGGATCGCATTCCGCCCAGTATTCACACGTATCCCGAGAAACGCACGATCCGAAGATCCCCACAGCTACGTGATTCTCTTCGTTTGAACTCATACCACCATCTCGCACAGTCATCGTTTTTCACTTGGTCACACAATAGCCTCTTATGGCACATCGATGTGTGAAAATAGGGGAAAGTAGGCCGTTAGGAGGAAGTCGTGTCCAAGATCCACATGCTTCGCAAAGCACTGTGGCACCTGCGCAGAGGCGGAGTCGGCCAACTCAAAGAATGGTCTAGACGGTCTAAGACCGAGAGGTTAAATCGAGCTGGATTCCGCAACAGAGACAAATTCGAGTATTACCCAGCTGAACCGCTTGAGCGACCGAAGCGATTCCCCGACCTCAATGTTGGCGTTATTCTTGACGATTTTTCACTACAGGCCTTCGCACCAGAATGGAACCAAATCGAGCTTGCGCGAGACTGGAATGGCCAGTTAGACAACCTCGACCTCGTTTTCATCGAATCTGCATGGAACGGCAACCATGGGAAATGGCAATATCAACTCACGGGCAAAAGTGGAGTCAAAGATGACTTCAAAAGCCTCCTCGCAGATTGTCGAAACCGCGGAATCCCTACCGTTTTCTGGAATAAGGAAGACCCCCCGCATTTTGAGGACTTCATCGAAGCTGCCTCGCTTTTCGACCATGTTTTCACAAGTGATTCCCGTCTCATTCCTGAATACACGAAACGCCTGGGCCACGAGCGAGTCAGCGCGCTCATGTTTGCTGCCCAGCCCTCCATCCACAACCCTGTTCGCGCGGTTGGAGAACGGATAGCAGACGGAGTGGCGTTCGGTGGAATGTACTTTGCGCATAAGTTTCCTGAGCGGCGCGAACAGATGGAGTGGCTCCTCCCTGCCGCTAAGTCTGCTGCAGAGAAAACTCGTGAGCGATTCGCAATTTTCTCACGCCAACTGGGTAAAGACCCCAGGTACCAGTTTCCACCGCCCCTCGATACTTCGGTGGTGGGTTCACTGCCCTATGACGAGATGCTCACAGCGTATAAAGACTTCAAGGTGTTCCTAAACGTCAACTCTGTTGTGGATTCGCCCAGCATGTGCGCCAGGAGAATCTTTGAACTCACCGCGTGTGGAACGTCCGTGGTCACAGCTCCAAGCGAAGCGACACGACAGGCGTTTCCCCCGAACGAGATCTTCCAACCTGTTAGTGAAGACGAAGCCTTTCACACCACTCGGGCTCTCTTGCGATCCCACGAGCTACGTGACCGTTCCGTCCACCTTGCTCAGCGGCGCGTGTGGGAAAACCACACATATGCCCACCGAGCCGAGAAGGTAGCCCATGCTGCGGAACTTTCAATCTCCGATACAGCGCGACACAAGGTGTCTGTACTGACTTCAACAAATCGTCCTCAGCAGCTGGCGCATCTTTTCTCGCAGGTCGGAAAACAGACCGTAAACCCCGAACTAGTTCTGATTACGCACGGCTTCACGCCATCCTCAGAACAAATCGACGAGTTGGCGCAGTCCAACGGAATCGCCGAGGTCGTCCACCGGGTTGCAGACACCGACCTCACGCTGGGCGAATGTTTAAATATGGCTGTTGGCCTGGCCACAGGCACCGTCCTCGCCAAAATGGACGACGATGATCTGTACGGCGAACGCTACCTCGAGGATGCCCTCCATGCGCTCATGTATTCGGGCGCTGACCTCGTTGGAAAGAACGCGCATTACATGCATTTAGAAGCAGAAAACGTTACCGTCCTCCGGTTCCCGGAACGCGAGCACAAGTTCACCAACCTTGTCATGGGACCAACGATGGTGGGACCTCGAGAAACTTTTGAAACCGTACAATTTGCAACTCGTAGCACAGGAGAAGATACTGATTTTCAGGCTCGGATTTTAGACGAGGGTGGAAAGATCTATTCGATGGACCGATTCAATTTCGTCCAAATGCGTAAGGAATCTCACGCTCACACATGGAGCGTCACCTCAGCCGAGCTTCTAGGAAACGGAGTCATTCACAGCTACGGTTTACCTAGCAACCATTATTTTTTCTAGAACAAAACT
Coding sequences:
- a CDS encoding glycosyltransferase family protein, producing the protein MSKIHMLRKALWHLRRGGVGQLKEWSRRSKTERLNRAGFRNRDKFEYYPAEPLERPKRFPDLNVGVILDDFSLQAFAPEWNQIELARDWNGQLDNLDLVFIESAWNGNHGKWQYQLTGKSGVKDDFKSLLADCRNRGIPTVFWNKEDPPHFEDFIEAASLFDHVFTSDSRLIPEYTKRLGHERVSALMFAAQPSIHNPVRAVGERIADGVAFGGMYFAHKFPERREQMEWLLPAAKSAAEKTRERFAIFSRQLGKDPRYQFPPPLDTSVVGSLPYDEMLTAYKDFKVFLNVNSVVDSPSMCARRIFELTACGTSVVTAPSEATRQAFPPNEIFQPVSEDEAFHTTRALLRSHELRDRSVHLAQRRVWENHTYAHRAEKVAHAAELSISDTARHKVSVLTSTNRPQQLAHLFSQVGKQTVNPELVLITHGFTPSSEQIDELAQSNGIAEVVHRVADTDLTLGECLNMAVGLATGTVLAKMDDDDLYGERYLEDALHALMYSGADLVGKNAHYMHLEAENVTVLRFPEREHKFTNLVMGPTMVGPRETFETVQFATRSTGEDTDFQARILDEGGKIYSMDRFNFVQMRKESHAHTWSVTSAELLGNGVIHSYGLPSNHYFF
- a CDS encoding glycosyltransferase family 4 protein gives rise to the protein MTHYYQPEVGAPQKRWNYLVELLIKRGHEVAVCAPVPHYPLGRRFTQDKVWVWESGKHGERVLHVPYVPYSGSMVVQMLDQAISSLAEAFATTYMCRRKPDVVISTTPGLPMLFAGELASRILGVPHIAEVRDAWPDLIWQTRLVEGATKSLLPKPISSVLERKLIPQLLIRAQKQADAVIVTTKAFKRVSEERGMNNVHLIRNVAEPRPSPSRPKKKGALNLLYVGTVGRSQGLEHVVDAVRDTPHVTLRVVGDGAAKEQLKKQAAGAMNIQFYPQTVGEQLEEHWNWADSGLVTLAPLQAFEMTVPSKLYGVMARGKHVTGVLGGEAASIVANSQAGDISTPGNSQVLKALLNALAEKQELGNNIGHTQKWVSENASPESAGRRLERVLFEVTQ
- a CDS encoding DUF6270 domain-containing protein, translated to MTVRDGGMSSNEENHVAVGIFGSCVSRDTCEYWAECDPRVYVARQSSITRLNPMRDHAPASTALESEFQRKSYLGDTRADAVKRLKEDDLNLILIDLVDERRGVWADQEGRFLTNSIEAFKLGIDAIARQKNYRFIEFGSDEHFDLWKKGFALNMAELKAVEAPTVLMDVAWADTFDDERWASHNRRKAGRLARTFKRNWSNARTGMVSGRAIWSVTNDLFDSTLPDVDARHQRVAEANDSFARYFEFASTLTDSVICRGAEDVRSARDHKWGVAPYHYDAQTYESLVDELRRIARD
- a CDS encoding polysaccharide biosynthesis protein, which produces MSKDRAIASPSQPKPTATNFPARSLRTTKQAFVRALRDGFVYAVAVWVAAMVRYDFSVTTPNYTHILIAALCGFLFFVVLGPLTVYRGRFWKASGDELMAIGSLTAIATGLLYLAFLLPWLTLEIPISVPLTAGALTIVAIGTLSWLDTAWTQRRRIQNNRAKKALIIGAGVHGRTAYRMIAEDPREEFVVVGFLDDDKAKRHLRIEGVRVLGALTALPELLDEMKPDLVVLASNSLPSDKVDSIVKETSARELDLRVLPHLRAEDQRRQTMNQIAPIMSRPGFFRSIEFDDLVGRQPINTNVDEIADYLTGKTILVTGAGGSIGSVLCKQLVKYAPKRVVMTDRDESGLHSTQLILEGSALLTSDDLILGDLRDGRFVRSMVADVKPDIIFHAAALKHLTFLERFPDEAVKTNVGASLSLLDAAVENDVESFVHISTDKAADPSSVLGASKYLTERAVAEVARQTGRRYMSVRFGNVLGSRGSVLGTFVAQVQAGGPVTVTAPGVKRYFMAATEACDLVLQAGALGNPGETLVLDMGEPVLIEDLAKRVIALSGRDDIEIVYTGLRDGEKPEEVRLAAGESDNRPGHPLISQVSISPISLEHVRSIVAAGRLAGHRRDAELRTQLLSLIHQSDCMTEAQENALNPAQPSTSPLSLEELIAQQNGDGQ